In Serratia sp. FDAARGOS_506, a genomic segment contains:
- the thiQ gene encoding thiamine ABC transporter ATP-binding protein ThiQ, with amino-acid sequence MLTLEKLTYLYEHLPMRFDLRIRPGERVAVLGPSGAGKSTLLSLIAGFLPAASGRLQLNGEDHTATPPAKRPVSMLFQENNLFAHLTVAQNIGLGLDPGLRLTEQQRQQREHIARQVGLEEHLERLPSQLSGGQRQRAALARCLIRQRPILLLDEPFSALDPALRNEMLQLLQTVCEQRNLTLLMVSHNLDDAARIAPRTLLVVDGRIYYDGPTQALLDGSAPEARVLGISGKA; translated from the coding sequence ATGCTGACGCTTGAAAAACTGACCTATCTGTATGAACACCTGCCGATGCGCTTTGATCTGCGCATCCGGCCGGGCGAGCGCGTCGCGGTGCTCGGCCCCAGCGGCGCCGGTAAAAGCACCCTGCTGAGTTTGATCGCAGGTTTCCTGCCGGCGGCCAGCGGCCGGCTGCAGCTGAACGGCGAAGACCATACCGCCACGCCGCCGGCCAAACGGCCGGTGTCGATGCTGTTTCAGGAGAACAACCTGTTCGCGCACCTGACGGTGGCGCAGAACATCGGGCTGGGGTTGGATCCCGGTCTGCGCTTGACTGAGCAACAGCGCCAACAGCGGGAGCATATCGCCCGTCAGGTCGGCCTGGAGGAGCACCTGGAGCGCCTGCCGTCGCAGCTTTCCGGTGGTCAGCGTCAGCGCGCCGCGCTGGCGCGTTGTTTGATTCGCCAACGGCCGATCCTGCTGCTCGACGAGCCTTTCTCGGCGCTCGATCCGGCGCTGCGCAACGAGATGCTGCAGCTGCTGCAGACGGTGTGCGAACAGCGTAACCTGACGCTGCTGATGGTGTCGCACAACCTCGACGACGCCGCGCGCATCGCGCCGCGCACGCTGCTGGTGGTCGATGGGCGCATCTACTACGACGGCCCAACGCAGGCCC
- the thiP gene encoding thiamine/thiamine pyrophosphate ABC transporter permease ThiP encodes MASRRQPLIPRWLWPGLLAAGVILLVAALAMGSLWRHAPDSDWRGLWQDSYLWHVVRFTFWQALLSALISVLPAVLLARALYRRRFPGRQLLLRLCAMTLVLPVLVAVFGLLSVYGRQGWLAALCGWLGVEYGFSPYGLQGILLAHLFFNLPLATRLLLQALENLPVEQRQLAAQLGMNGWQQFRFVEWPALRRQILPSGALIFMLCFASFATVLSLGGGPQATTIELAIYQALSYDYDLGRAAMLALIQLSCCLGLVLISQRLSQALPVGHTHAQRWRNPEDSLWRRVGDFLLIAAALLLLLPPLLAVIADGANQAVVSVLRQPVLWQALFTSLRIALGAGLLCVALTMMLLWSSRELKLRQHLRGGQALELSGMVILAMPGIVLATGFFLLLSDTIGLPQSPYALVILTNALMAVPYALKVLENPMRDLAERYNPLCLSLDIHGWQRLRLIELRALRRPLAQALAFACVLSIGDFGVVALFGNEHFRTLPFYLYQQIGAYRSNDGAVTALLLLLLCFLLFTLIERLPGRHADA; translated from the coding sequence ATGGCAAGCCGCCGTCAGCCGCTGATCCCCCGCTGGCTCTGGCCGGGGCTGCTGGCCGCCGGCGTGATCCTGCTGGTCGCCGCGCTGGCGATGGGCTCGCTGTGGCGTCACGCGCCGGACAGCGACTGGCGCGGCCTGTGGCAGGACAGTTACCTGTGGCACGTGGTGCGTTTCACCTTCTGGCAAGCGCTGCTGTCGGCGCTGATTTCGGTGCTGCCCGCCGTTCTGCTGGCGCGCGCGCTCTATCGCCGCCGTTTCCCCGGCCGGCAGCTGCTGCTGCGGCTGTGCGCCATGACGCTGGTACTGCCGGTACTGGTGGCAGTGTTCGGTCTGCTCAGCGTCTATGGGCGCCAGGGCTGGCTGGCGGCGCTGTGCGGCTGGCTGGGCGTCGAGTATGGCTTCTCGCCCTATGGCCTGCAGGGCATTCTGCTGGCGCACCTGTTTTTTAACCTGCCGCTGGCCACCCGCCTGTTGCTGCAGGCGCTGGAGAATCTCCCGGTAGAGCAGCGCCAGCTGGCCGCCCAGCTGGGCATGAATGGCTGGCAGCAGTTCCGCTTCGTTGAATGGCCGGCGCTGCGCCGCCAGATCCTGCCGAGCGGCGCGTTGATCTTCATGCTGTGCTTCGCCAGCTTCGCCACCGTGCTGTCGCTGGGCGGCGGGCCGCAGGCCACCACCATCGAACTGGCTATCTATCAGGCGCTGAGTTACGACTACGATCTGGGCCGCGCTGCCATGCTGGCGCTGATCCAGTTAAGCTGTTGTCTGGGGCTGGTGTTGATCAGCCAGCGCCTAAGCCAGGCGCTGCCGGTGGGCCATACCCACGCCCAGCGCTGGCGCAACCCGGAAGACAGCCTGTGGCGGCGCGTCGGCGATTTTCTGTTGATCGCCGCCGCACTGCTGCTGCTGCTGCCGCCCCTGCTGGCGGTGATCGCCGACGGCGCCAATCAGGCCGTCGTCAGCGTGCTGCGCCAGCCGGTGCTGTGGCAGGCGCTGTTCACGTCGCTGCGCATCGCCCTTGGCGCCGGACTGCTGTGCGTGGCGCTCACGATGATGCTGCTGTGGAGCAGCCGCGAGTTGAAACTGCGGCAGCATCTGCGCGGCGGCCAGGCGCTGGAGCTGAGCGGCATGGTGATCCTGGCGATGCCCGGCATCGTGCTGGCTACCGGCTTCTTCCTGTTGCTGAGCGATACGATCGGACTGCCGCAGTCGCCCTATGCGCTGGTGATCCTCACCAATGCGCTGATGGCGGTGCCCTATGCACTGAAGGTGTTGGAGAATCCGATGCGCGACCTCGCCGAACGTTACAACCCGCTGTGCCTGTCGCTGGATATCCACGGCTGGCAACGGCTGCGGCTGATAGAACTGCGCGCGCTGCGCCGCCCGCTCGCGCAGGCGCTGGCCTTCGCCTGCGTGCTGTCGATCGGCGATTTCGGGGTGGTCGCCTTGTTTGGCAACGAGCATTTCCGTACCCTGCCTTTTTACCTGTATCAGCAGATTGGCGCCTATCGCAGCAACGACGGGGCGGTGACCGCGCTGCTGTTGCTGCTGCTGTGCTTCCTGTTGTTTACCCTGATCGAACGCTTACCGGGGCGCCATGCTGACGCTTGA
- the thiB gene encoding thiamine ABC transporter substrate binding subunit: protein MVKTYLPCFLLLCAAPVFAKPTLTVYTYDSFAADWGPGPAVKKAFEAECGCELKFVALEDGVSLLNRLRMEGKNSAADVVLGLDNNLLQAAQQTGLFAPSGVDTAKLTVPGGWQDTTFVPYDYGYFAFVYNKEKLKNPPKSLQELVSSDSNWKVIYEDPRTSTPGLGLLLWMQKVYGDKAPAAWQQLAKKTVTVTKGWSEAYGLFLKGEGDLVLSYTTSPAYHLIEEKKDLYAAATFSEGHYLQVEVAGKLKAAKQPELAERFMQFMVTPAFQNTIPTGNWMYPVINTPLPAGFEQMNVPHTALQYSAEEVAKQRGGWIRAWQAAVSR from the coding sequence GTGGTCAAAACATATCTGCCCTGCTTCTTGCTGCTGTGTGCCGCGCCGGTGTTCGCCAAGCCGACGCTGACGGTTTACACCTACGATTCTTTCGCCGCCGACTGGGGCCCTGGCCCGGCGGTGAAAAAAGCCTTCGAAGCCGAGTGCGGCTGTGAACTGAAGTTCGTCGCGCTGGAAGACGGCGTCTCGCTGCTGAACCGCCTGCGCATGGAAGGCAAGAACAGCGCCGCCGACGTGGTGCTGGGGCTGGACAACAACCTGTTGCAGGCGGCGCAGCAAACCGGCCTGTTCGCGCCGAGCGGCGTCGACACCGCCAAACTGACGGTGCCGGGCGGCTGGCAGGACACGACCTTCGTGCCTTACGACTATGGGTACTTCGCCTTCGTCTACAACAAAGAAAAACTGAAGAACCCACCGAAGAGCCTGCAGGAGTTGGTCAGCAGCGATAGCAACTGGAAAGTGATCTACGAAGATCCGCGCACCAGCACGCCGGGCCTCGGCCTGCTGCTGTGGATGCAAAAAGTGTATGGCGACAAGGCGCCGGCCGCCTGGCAGCAGCTGGCGAAGAAGACCGTCACCGTCACCAAAGGCTGGAGCGAAGCCTACGGCCTGTTCCTGAAAGGGGAAGGCGATCTGGTGCTCAGCTACACTACCTCTCCCGCCTATCACCTGATCGAAGAGAAAAAAGATCTCTACGCCGCCGCCACGTTCAGCGAAGGCCACTACCTGCAGGTGGAAGTGGCAGGCAAGCTGAAGGCCGCCAAACAGCCCGAGCTGGCGGAGCGTTTCATGCAGTTCATGGTCACGCCGGCGTTCCAGAACACCATCCCGACCGGCAACTGGATGTATCCGGTGATCAACACCCCGCTGCCCGCCGGCTTTGAACAGATGAACGTGCCGCATACCGCGCTGCAATACAGCGCCGAAGAGGTGGCCAAACAACGCGGCGGGTGGATCCGGGCATGGCAAGCCGCCGTCAGCCGCTGA
- the sgrR gene encoding HTH-type transcriptional regulator SgrR, whose product MSTSRLQQQFIRLWQRCHGETTDTTLQALAEVLSCSRRHVRSLLSAMQREGWLTWQAESGRGKRSRLTFHYTGLALQQQRAEELLEQDRIDQLVQLVGDKNVVRQMLLSQLGRSFRQGKHILRVLYYRQLYNLLPGSALRRSETHLARQIFNGLTRINEENGELESDLSHHWQALTPLHWRFYLRPAIHFHHGRELEMADVITSLSRLTSQPLFSHIESVTSPTPFVIDVHLRSPDHWLPWLLGSVQAMILPREWRELPDFARHPVGTGPYRVVRNHPSQMKIHAFDDYFGYRALIDEVNIWVLPEFSEELVHSGVQLQGDETGKNELESRLEEGCYFLLFDQRSPLAADPAIRSWLCELINPISLLSNAGPLYQRYWSPAYGLLPRWHHNRTLAQQPKPAGLTELTMTHFNEHSEFHAIRQAIEPLLAQHGIRLIVQSVDYAIWHQGDARSDLWLGSANFYLPLEFSLFATLYELPLMQHCMNEDLAQDAALWRANRLPLAEFCQRLVSNHQLHPLFHHWLQLHGQRSMRGVRMNTLGWFDFKSAWFAPPEA is encoded by the coding sequence ATGTCCACATCCCGATTGCAGCAGCAGTTCATCCGTCTGTGGCAGCGCTGCCACGGTGAAACCACCGACACCACGCTGCAGGCGCTAGCGGAGGTGCTGAGCTGCTCGCGGCGCCACGTGCGCTCTCTGTTGAGCGCCATGCAGCGGGAGGGCTGGCTTACCTGGCAGGCGGAGTCGGGGCGCGGCAAGCGTTCACGATTAACCTTCCATTACACCGGCCTGGCGCTGCAGCAACAGCGGGCCGAGGAGCTGCTGGAACAGGACCGCATCGATCAATTGGTACAGCTGGTGGGCGACAAAAACGTGGTACGCCAAATGCTGCTGTCGCAGCTGGGGCGCAGCTTCCGCCAGGGGAAACACATCCTGCGGGTGCTCTACTACCGGCAGCTGTACAACCTGCTGCCCGGATCGGCGCTGCGGCGTTCGGAGACCCATTTGGCACGCCAGATCTTCAATGGCCTGACGCGCATAAATGAGGAAAACGGGGAACTGGAATCCGATCTGTCTCACCATTGGCAGGCGCTGACGCCGCTGCACTGGCGGTTTTATCTGCGCCCGGCGATCCATTTTCATCATGGCCGCGAGCTGGAGATGGCGGATGTCATCACTTCCCTCTCGCGTCTGACCTCGCAACCGCTGTTCTCGCATATCGAGAGCGTCACCTCGCCGACACCGTTCGTTATCGACGTGCATCTGCGCAGCCCCGACCACTGGTTGCCCTGGCTGCTGGGCAGCGTGCAGGCCATGATCCTGCCGCGTGAATGGCGCGAGCTGCCGGACTTCGCCCGCCATCCGGTCGGCACCGGCCCCTACCGCGTGGTGCGCAACCATCCCAGCCAGATGAAGATCCACGCCTTCGACGACTATTTTGGCTACCGGGCGCTGATCGACGAGGTGAACATCTGGGTGCTGCCGGAGTTCTCCGAAGAGCTGGTACACTCGGGCGTGCAGCTGCAGGGCGATGAAACCGGCAAAAACGAACTGGAAAGCCGGCTGGAAGAGGGCTGCTATTTCCTGCTGTTCGATCAGCGTTCACCGCTGGCTGCCGACCCCGCCATTCGCAGTTGGCTATGCGAATTGATCAACCCCATTTCGCTGCTGAGCAACGCTGGGCCGCTGTACCAGCGCTATTGGTCGCCGGCGTACGGCCTGCTCCCGCGCTGGCACCACAACCGCACGCTGGCGCAGCAACCCAAACCCGCGGGCCTGACCGAACTGACGATGACCCACTTCAATGAACATTCGGAGTTTCACGCCATTCGCCAGGCGATCGAACCGCTGCTGGCGCAGCACGGCATCCGCCTGATCGTGCAAAGCGTGGATTACGCCATCTGGCACCAGGGCGACGCGCGCAGCGATCTGTGGCTTGGTAGCGCCAACTTCTATCTGCCGCTGGAGTTTTCGTTGTTCGCCACGCTGTACGAACTGCCGCTGATGCAGCACTGCATGAACGAGGATCTGGCGCAGGACGCAGCGCTGTGGCGCGCCAACCGCTTGCCGCTGGCGGAGTTCTGCCAGCGCCTGGTCAGCAATCACCAGCTGCATCCGCTGTTTCACCACTGGCTGCAGCTGCACGGCCAGCGCAGCATGCGCGGCGTGCGGATGAACACCCTCGGCTGGTTCGACTTCAAGTCCGCCTGGTTTGCCCCGCCGGAGGCATAA
- the sgrT gene encoding glucose uptake inhibitor SgrT produces the protein MKAFLSRQFYQRYFSAVRRQHADWLSVVPEQARLAMLAHLTQWDIKEMTDKQYREHL, from the coding sequence ATGAAAGCTTTCTTATCCAGACAGTTCTATCAGCGCTATTTCAGCGCGGTGCGCCGTCAGCACGCCGACTGGCTGAGCGTGGTGCCCGAACAGGCGCGGCTGGCGATGCTGGCGCACCTGACCCAATGGGATATCAAAGAGATGACTGATAAGCAGTATCGCGAGCACCTGTAG
- a CDS encoding sugar efflux transporter: MQRLSRLSLRINPIFAAFLLIAFLSGIAGALLTPTLSLFLTTEVKVRPLWVGLFYTANAVAGIVVSFLLAKRSDTRGDRRRLILLCCLMAVGNCLLFAFNRDYLTLITAGVLMSAVANTAMPQIFALAREYADSEAREVVMFSSVMRAQLSLAWVIGPPLSFALALNYGFTVMFLIAAATFAVCVLLVGFMLPSVPRAAENEGLKGGSSAPIAPASAWRNRDVRLLFIASMLMWTCNTLYIIDMPLYITTDLGLPEGLAGVLMGTAAGLEIPAMLLAGYYVKRFGKRNMMLLAVAAGVLFYLGLTMLATKPALIALQLLNAVFIGIVAGIGMLYFQDLMPGRPGAATTLFTNSISTGVILAGVLQGALVENFGHGSVYWMAALLALAALWMSAKVREV, translated from the coding sequence ATGCAACGCCTGAGCCGGTTGTCACTGCGCATCAACCCTATCTTTGCCGCATTCCTGCTGATCGCTTTTCTCTCCGGTATCGCCGGCGCGTTGTTGACGCCGACGCTCAGCCTGTTTTTGACCACCGAGGTCAAGGTGCGGCCGCTGTGGGTCGGGCTGTTCTATACCGCCAATGCGGTGGCCGGCATCGTGGTCAGTTTCCTGTTGGCCAAACGTTCCGACACCCGCGGCGATCGGCGCAGGCTGATCCTGCTGTGCTGCCTGATGGCTGTCGGCAACTGTCTGCTGTTCGCGTTTAACCGCGATTACCTGACGCTGATCACGGCGGGAGTATTGATGTCCGCCGTTGCCAACACCGCCATGCCGCAGATTTTCGCGTTGGCGCGGGAATACGCCGACAGCGAGGCGCGTGAAGTGGTGATGTTCAGCTCGGTGATGCGCGCCCAGCTTTCGCTGGCGTGGGTAATCGGCCCACCGTTGTCGTTTGCGTTGGCGCTGAATTACGGATTCACCGTAATGTTCCTGATCGCCGCCGCCACGTTCGCGGTTTGCGTGCTGTTGGTGGGATTTATGCTGCCTTCGGTGCCGCGTGCGGCGGAGAATGAGGGGTTAAAGGGGGGGAGTTCTGCGCCGATTGCGCCCGCCAGTGCCTGGCGCAATCGCGACGTGCGGTTACTGTTCATCGCCTCGATGCTGATGTGGACCTGCAACACCTTATATATCATTGATATGCCGCTGTATATCACCACCGATCTCGGCCTGCCTGAAGGGTTGGCCGGGGTGCTGATGGGCACCGCTGCCGGGCTGGAGATCCCGGCGATGCTGCTGGCCGGTTATTACGTCAAACGCTTCGGCAAGCGCAACATGATGCTGTTGGCGGTGGCGGCGGGCGTACTGTTTTATCTCGGCTTGACGATGTTGGCGACCAAGCCGGCCCTGATAGCGCTGCAATTGCTGAACGCGGTGTTTATCGGCATCGTCGCCGGCATCGGCATGCTCTATTTTCAGGATTTGATGCCGGGCCGACCGGGCGCTGCCACCACGCTGTTCACCAACAGCATCTCTACCGGGGTGATCCTGGCCGGGGTATTGCAGGGAGCGCTGGTGGAGAACTTCGGGCATGGCTCGGTGTATTGGATGGCGGCGCTGTTGGCGCTGGCGGCGCTCTGGATGAGCGCCAAAGTGCGTGAAGTGTGA
- a CDS encoding DASS family sodium-coupled anion symporter yields MDKLTPLKPLPSLCALVATLIIWFLIPVPEGVAPNAWQLLALFIGTIIAIIGKAMPIGAVSVIAIALVAVTGVTNPGKPGAALDDALSGFSNQLIWLIGFSIMISLSLNKTGLGARIGYYFISLFGKKTLGIAYALTLAETTLAPVTPSNTARGGGIIHPIMKSIADSFGSKPELNTSGKIGRYLSLVNYNINPVTSAMFITATAPNPLIVSLIAKGTHGSFELSWSMWAVAALVPGLCSLIVMPLVIYLLYPPEVKSTPDAPRFAREKLQALGPVTLPEKITLGVFALLLVLWAGIPAMIFGPALAVNPTTAALIGLAVLLATGVLSWEDVLKHKGAWDTVVWFSALVMMASFLGKLGLIGWLSQTVGNGIDHMGMSWVGGTILLTLIYLYSHYFFASTTAHVTAMFAAFFAAGIALGAPPALLGLILAFSSSLMMSLTHYGTGTAPIIFGSGYVTLGEWWKAGLVMSVINLLIWMLIGGAWWKLLGYW; encoded by the coding sequence ATGGATAAACTCACACCGCTCAAACCGCTTCCTTCCCTGTGCGCTCTCGTCGCCACGCTGATCATCTGGTTCCTCATTCCCGTCCCGGAGGGCGTTGCGCCCAACGCCTGGCAGCTGCTGGCGCTGTTTATCGGCACCATCATCGCCATCATCGGCAAAGCGATGCCGATCGGCGCGGTCTCGGTGATCGCCATCGCCCTGGTGGCGGTGACCGGCGTCACCAATCCCGGCAAGCCGGGCGCCGCGCTGGACGACGCGCTCAGCGGCTTTTCCAACCAGTTGATCTGGCTGATCGGTTTTTCGATCATGATCTCCCTCAGCCTGAACAAAACCGGGCTGGGCGCGCGCATCGGCTACTACTTCATTTCGCTGTTCGGCAAAAAAACGCTGGGTATCGCCTATGCGCTGACGCTGGCGGAAACCACGCTGGCGCCGGTGACGCCGAGCAACACCGCACGTGGCGGCGGCATTATTCACCCGATCATGAAGTCGATCGCCGACAGCTTCGGTTCCAAACCTGAGCTCAATACCTCCGGTAAAATCGGCCGCTATCTGTCGTTGGTGAACTACAATATTAACCCCGTTACCTCGGCGATGTTTATCACCGCCACCGCGCCTAACCCGCTGATCGTCAGCCTGATTGCCAAAGGCACCCACGGCAGCTTCGAGCTGTCTTGGTCGATGTGGGCGGTGGCCGCGCTGGTGCCGGGGCTGTGCTCGCTGATTGTGATGCCGTTGGTCATCTATCTGCTGTATCCGCCGGAGGTGAAAAGTACCCCGGACGCGCCGCGCTTCGCGCGCGAAAAACTGCAGGCGCTGGGGCCGGTGACGCTGCCGGAGAAAATCACCCTCGGGGTGTTCGCGCTGCTGCTGGTGCTGTGGGCCGGCATCCCGGCGATGATCTTCGGCCCGGCGCTGGCGGTCAACCCCACCACCGCGGCGCTGATCGGCCTGGCGGTGCTGTTGGCCACCGGCGTGCTGAGCTGGGAGGATGTGCTCAAGCATAAAGGTGCCTGGGACACCGTGGTGTGGTTCTCGGCGCTGGTGATGATGGCCAGCTTCCTCGGCAAGCTGGGGCTGATCGGCTGGTTGTCGCAAACCGTAGGCAACGGCATCGACCATATGGGCATGAGCTGGGTGGGCGGCACGATCTTGCTGACCCTCATCTATTTGTATTCTCACTATTTCTTCGCCAGCACCACCGCGCATGTGACGGCGATGTTCGCCGCCTTCTTCGCCGCCGGCATCGCGCTCGGCGCGCCGCCGGCGCTGCTGGGCCTGATCCTGGCGTTCTCTTCCTCGCTGATGATGTCGCTGACGCATTACGGTACCGGCACCGCGCCGATCATCTTCGGCTCCGGCTATGTGACGCTGGGAGAATGGTGGAAAGCGGGGCTGGTGATGAGCGTGATTAACCTGCTGATCTGGATGCTGATCGGCGGGGCATGGTGGAAACTGCTGGGCTACTGGTGA
- the leuD gene encoding 3-isopropylmalate dehydratase small subunit has protein sequence MAKFTQHTGLVVPLDAANVDTDAIIPKQFLQKVTRTGFGQHLFNDWRFLDDAGQQPNPEFVLNKPRYKGASILLARENFGCGSSREHAPWALTDYGFKVVIAPSFADIFYGNSFNNQLLPVTLSEQQVDELFKLVDANEGTEFVVDLENQTVNAGGKSYPFEIDSFRRHCMINGLDSIGLTLQHEADISRYEAQQPAFLN, from the coding sequence GTGGCTAAATTTACTCAACATACCGGCTTAGTAGTGCCTTTGGATGCGGCCAACGTCGATACTGACGCCATTATTCCCAAACAGTTTTTACAGAAGGTCACCCGCACCGGCTTCGGCCAGCACCTGTTCAACGACTGGCGCTTCCTCGACGACGCCGGCCAACAGCCTAACCCGGAGTTCGTGCTGAACAAACCGCGCTATAAAGGCGCCAGTATCCTGTTGGCGCGCGAGAACTTCGGCTGCGGTTCCTCGCGCGAACACGCGCCCTGGGCCCTGACCGATTACGGGTTCAAAGTGGTGATCGCACCGAGCTTCGCCGATATTTTCTACGGCAACTCGTTCAACAACCAGCTGTTACCGGTGACGTTGAGCGAGCAGCAGGTGGATGAGCTGTTCAAGCTGGTGGACGCCAACGAAGGGACGGAGTTCGTGGTGGATCTGGAGAACCAGACGGTCAACGCCGGCGGCAAAAGCTATCCGTTCGAAATCGACAGCTTCCGCCGCCACTGCATGATCAACGGGCTGGACAGCATCGGCCTGACGCTGCAGCACGAAGCGGACATCTCCCGCTACGAAGCGCAGCAGCCGGCGTTTCTGAATTAA
- the leuC gene encoding 3-isopropylmalate dehydratase large subunit, with protein MAKTLYQKLYDAHVVHEAPNETPLLYIDRHLVHEVTSPQAFDGLRAMGRKVRQPGKTFATMDHNVSTQTKDINASGEMARIQMQELIKNCAEFGVSLYDLNHPFQGIVHVIGPEQGMTLPGMTIVCGDSHTATHGAFGSLAFGIGTSEVEHVLATQTLKQGRAKTMKIEVTGDAAEGITAKDIVLAVIGKTGSAGGTGHVVEFCGKAIEALSMEGRMTLCNMAIEMGAKAGLVAPDDTTFAYLKGRQFAPTGENWEQAVAYWRTLKSDADAQFDTVVTLRAEEIAPQVTWGTNPGQVIAVNQAIPAPESFSDPVERASAEKALAYMDLKPGIKLTEVPIDKVFIGSCTNSRIEDLRAAAAIAKGRKVASGVQAIVVPGSGPVKAQAEAEGLDKIFIEAGFEWRLPGCSMCLAMNNDRLNPGERCASTSNRNFEGRQGRGGRTHLVSPAMAAAAAVAGHFADIRDIH; from the coding sequence ATGGCTAAAACCTTATACCAGAAGCTGTACGACGCCCACGTGGTGCACGAAGCGCCGAACGAAACGCCGTTACTGTATATTGACCGTCACCTGGTGCACGAAGTCACGTCGCCGCAGGCGTTCGACGGCCTGCGCGCCATGGGCCGCAAGGTGCGCCAGCCAGGCAAAACCTTCGCCACCATGGATCACAACGTGTCGACCCAGACCAAAGACATCAACGCCAGCGGCGAAATGGCGCGCATCCAGATGCAGGAGCTGATCAAGAACTGCGCGGAATTCGGCGTTTCACTGTATGACCTGAACCACCCGTTCCAGGGCATCGTGCACGTGATCGGGCCTGAGCAAGGCATGACGCTGCCGGGCATGACTATCGTCTGCGGAGACTCGCACACCGCCACCCACGGCGCTTTCGGCTCGCTGGCGTTCGGCATCGGCACCTCCGAGGTGGAACATGTGCTGGCGACCCAGACCCTGAAGCAGGGCCGCGCCAAGACCATGAAGATTGAAGTCACCGGCGACGCCGCCGAGGGCATTACTGCCAAAGACATCGTGCTGGCGGTGATCGGCAAAACCGGCAGCGCCGGCGGCACCGGCCACGTGGTGGAATTCTGCGGCAAGGCAATCGAAGCGTTGAGCATGGAAGGCCGCATGACCCTGTGCAACATGGCGATCGAAATGGGCGCCAAGGCCGGGTTAGTCGCACCGGACGACACCACCTTCGCCTACCTGAAAGGGCGCCAGTTCGCACCTACCGGCGAAAACTGGGAGCAGGCGGTCGCCTATTGGCGCACGCTGAAGTCCGATGCCGACGCCCAATTCGATACCGTGGTGACGCTGCGCGCCGAAGAGATCGCGCCGCAGGTCACCTGGGGCACCAACCCCGGCCAGGTGATCGCCGTCAATCAGGCAATTCCGGCGCCGGAATCGTTCAGCGATCCGGTCGAGCGCGCCTCCGCTGAAAAAGCCTTGGCCTACATGGATTTGAAGCCGGGCATCAAATTGACCGAAGTGCCGATCGACAAAGTATTCATCGGCTCTTGCACCAACTCACGCATCGAAGATCTGCGCGCGGCGGCGGCGATCGCCAAAGGGCGCAAGGTCGCCAGCGGCGTGCAGGCCATCGTGGTACCAGGCTCCGGCCCGGTGAAGGCCCAGGCGGAAGCCGAAGGGTTGGACAAAATCTTTATCGAAGCCGGTTTCGAATGGCGTTTGCCGGGCTGCTCGATGTGTCTGGCGATGAACAACGATCGCCTGAATCCGGGCGAGCGCTGCGCATCCACCAGCAACCGTAACTTCGAAGGGCGTCAGGGCCGCGGTGGGCGCACCCACCTGGTCAGCCCGGCAATGGCCGCTGCGGCCGCCGTCGCCGGTCACTTCGCCGACATCCGTGATATTCACTAA